Below is a window of Fulvitalea axinellae DNA.
CTTCCCATTTTTTTAGGGTGAATTTGGAAATGCCAAAAGGGGGGGGCGATTTGGAATTGGTGATGAATGTGGAGAAATGGTACGAGTCACCAAATCTATATTCGTTTGATTATTTTGGAAAAGCTATCATGAATAATCTTGAGGCGCAACGTTTTCTTAAGGAAAACGGCCACGATGTTTTTGAGTTGAAAATAGCCGAATAATTGATGAAAAAGATGAGACGAAATATTTCAGTATCACTTCTGGGTCTTTTTCTGATGTGTCTTTCCGCTTGCGAAAGCGAAAACAACAACAGCGAATTGACACCTTTTGAGCCAAACTTACCTGGGAATTTCCCGCAGGAGTTTGTGGTTCCCGATTTTAATCCGATAACGGAACAAAGCGTCCAATTGGGTAAAATGCTATATGCGGATACCGATTTGGACGGAACGGGAGAAGGACGTTCGTGTGCCGGTTGCCACCATGCCGACAAGGCTTTTACATCTGTGCAGGAAGGGCCCCTGAACGTTATGTCGCATATGAATCTGGCTTGGCAGGATGTGTTCCTTTGGCAGGGACAGGTAGAGGGAACGCTAGAGGATGTTATGCTGTTTGAGGTGAAGGATTTTTTCAAGGCTGACCCTGGGAGAATTACGGGAAAGGAGAAGTATAAAAAGTTGCTTGCCGAGGTTTACGGGGATTCCCAGATAACGGAAAAACACTTGGCATATGCCATAGCCAACTATGTTAGGACATTGACCTCGTCTGATTCGAAATTTGATAAAATAATGCGTAAAGAGCCTGGGTACGCT
It encodes the following:
- a CDS encoding cytochrome-c peroxidase — protein: MRRNISVSLLGLFLMCLSACESENNNSELTPFEPNLPGNFPQEFVVPDFNPITEQSVQLGKMLYADTDLDGTGEGRSCAGCHHADKAFTSVQEGPLNVMSHMNLAWQDVFLWQGQVEGTLEDVMLFEVKDFFKADPGRITGKEKYKKLLAEVYGDSQITEKHLAYAIANYVRTLTSSDSKFDKIMRKEPGYAFTSSEANGWALFNSEEGDCFHCHGSFLFMDNDFHNTGLDDEWLGLDQGRFLVTGNASDMGKFKTPTLRNIELTAPYMHDGRFATLEEVVEFYSSGVKFTEMTDPMMSHEGGISLTEQEKKDLVAFLKTLTDESLKE